TTATTGTGGCTACTCGTCTTGGTACCTCATACCTCAAGAAGGCTTTTTCAAAGCAGCTTCCCATGGTTTTTCTCGGTGGAAGCCTTGATGTACCCTTTTCAACAGGGGTCATCCTCCCAGATGAAGCCGGAACATATCTTGCTACGAAACACCTTCTCTCCCTAGGGCACACAAAAATCCTCTGCATCGGAGGTTCAACAAAAATTTCCCTTTTCCGGGACCGATTCCAAGGATATCTAAAAGCCCTCAAAGAAGCGGGAATTCCTGAAAGCTTACACTACCTTGTCGAACTCAACCTCACCTTTCAGGAAACATACGCTTTTGCTCTTGAATTCCTCAAAAAAGGTATCCGCGAAATTACCGCAGTCGTAACTCACAATGATCCTGCTGCCTTAGGCGTCCTCAAAGCAGCGCAAAACCTGGGTATTCGGGTTCCCGAAGACCTCTCGATTGTAGGGTTTGATAATACTTACCTGACCCAGTACACGAATCCCCCGCTCACTTCAGTAGACATACCTAAAAAAATCATCGGCAAGAGACTTGTGGAACTTATGATTCGCCTCATCCGGGGGAATCATGTGGAACCCTGTATCATCGAAGAGGTATCTCTATCCCTTAAAGGTTCCACCGCTCCAAAGAGGAAGGAGGAAAGTCTGTGACCAAAAGACCGAAAATCACCGTCATCGGCGCTGGAAGTGCTGTTTTTGGGCTTTCGACTCTGGTTGGTATTTTGCGACATCCAGACTTACAGGGAGTCGAACTCTTTCTCCATGACATCAACGCTGAAGGTCTAGTAAAAATCCATCGCCTTGCTGAGAAGTGTAACGAGCTTCTCAAGGGAGATGTACACCTCAGAAGCTCCACAAATAGAAAAGAGGCCTTAGAGGGGGCGGATTTTGTAGTACTTTCTATAGCCGTTGATCGGGAAAAGTGCTGGAGGCTTGATCGGGAAATAGCTCTACGATATGGAATCAACCACTACGCTGAGAATGGAGGACCAGGAGCATTTGCTCATACTGCCCGCAATCTTTCAGTAATTATGCCTATCCTTCGCGATATGGAAGAACTCTGCCCCCATGCCTGGCTTTTGAACTTCACCAATCCAGTACCCAAAATTTGCACTGCTGCCTCTAAGTACACAAAAATAAAGACTATTGGCATTTGCCACCAGATTCAGTTCGGATACTTTATCCTGGCTGCCCTCTTTGCTGAAGAGCTTGGCCTTAAAATTCCCAAAGATTACAACTTCCGCTGGAATGACCAATCCATCGCTCTCTTTCGCCTCATGAGCAAAAAAGCAAAAGAGCGCTTTCTCATCCGGGCTTTTGGACTCAACCATTGTACCTTTATGCTCTCAGTCACTGAGAAAGAAACAGGCAAAGATATGTACCCAGAGATTCGGCAACGGGTCCCCAAAATCCGAAAAACCCTTCCTCTTTTTGAACCTCTCACCATGGACTTTTTTGAGGTTTTCGGTGTTCTTCCTGTCCCTGGGGATTGTCACCTCTGTGAATACCTCCCTTATACCCACAACGTGCACCGGAAAACCTGGGAACGATACGACATCCAAATGTACGACTTCGACTGGGCAGAGCGGGGAAGAGCGAAAATGTGGGAGGAAATCGACCGGATGATTGCCGGTGATATCCCCATTTCCCGCCTCGAAGATATTGAAACTGAGCGAGGAGAATTCATCATTGCAGGTATCTTGAAGAACCAAAACAGTTACGAAGAAGCGGTGAATATCCCAAACACTGGGTATATTACCAATCTCCCCGAAGGAGCCATCGTGGAAGTTCCAGCAGTCCTGGGAAGCGAAGGTCCTTTGGGTTTGAGCTGTGGAAAGCTCCCTGAACCCATTGCCGAACTCTGCCGGCGACAGACACTCATCACAGAACTTACGGTACGGGCTATTGTAGAAGAGGATAAAAAACTTGCCCTTGAGGCACTCGCCCTAGACCCCATGATTGATGACCTGGAAGTAGCACGGAACATTCTTGATGAGTACCTCACCGTTTTTGACCCGTACCTGAAGTATAAGCTCCGATGAGGGGGAACTGCTCACCAATTCGATAAAAACATTATACCAATGAAGTCAGTGGGACGATTTTCCATACCGATGACCTTGGAATAAAACCAGGTTTCTGGCGAGTTAGACACTTTGAAAGCTCTTGTTTTCCCTTGGTTTGCAAGACCGAAAGAATAACCGGTATCGTTCCTACGGCAATATCTCTGAAGTCATGAAGGATTTTCTTGAAAACGCGAAGATTGACGCTCTACATCGATCCCAAGATATCATGATTTTGGTAACAGATTTCAAAAAGAAATATGGAAATCGAATCAGCATCTTAGATGAATTATGTATACAAAAAACATAGCCACCACAGGTGTAATGAAGGCTGCGAAGACGAGGAAAAGATCCAAAAGCTTTTAAAGATTGTCTCGGGCGCTCTTTCTTTTTGCTGAGTTTTTACCCCACGGCGAAAAATGCTCTCTATGAAGACCCTCCCGAAGAAAAACGCTGGACCCCACCACGTAGGGTTCAAAGCCAAAAAACTTTAAAACACAATTAGACCAAGTTGACGGATGAATTAGAAAGATCGTGAACCGTCTCTTTTTCCATTCTTTTCGTTCTGCTCTCGCCACTTTTCCCACAGATCAGGACGCGCTTTTCTGGTCTTTTGCATGGCCATCTCTTTTCGCCAGCGCCCGATCAAAACATGATTCCCTGAAAGGAGCACCTCGGGCACGTTCAGGCCCTGAAATACCCGGGGACGGGTAAACTGTGGCGGACCAAGCAAACCATCATTGAACGAATCAAGTTCCAACGATTCTCTATCACCCAAAACACCTGGAAGCAAACGTACCGTCGCTTCGACAATCACCAGAGCCGGTAATTCCCCACCCGAAAGTACGTAATCGCCAATGGAGATCTCCTCAGCGTTGGTCAGTTTTAAGACCCGCTCATC
This Atribacterota bacterium DNA region includes the following protein-coding sequences:
- a CDS encoding LacI family DNA-binding transcriptional regulator yields the protein MATLKEIAQKAGVSITTVSHVVNGTRPVSEKLKERVLKAMEELGIELRFPPRKKPSQLIAMLIDDIFNPFFIEVFASAEATARSMDYHLLLLPSIEKGFDILYLRDLEEKSVDGIIVATRLGTSYLKKAFSKQLPMVFLGGSLDVPFSTGVILPDEAGTYLATKHLLSLGHTKILCIGGSTKISLFRDRFQGYLKALKEAGIPESLHYLVELNLTFQETYAFALEFLKKGIREITAVVTHNDPAALGVLKAAQNLGIRVPEDLSIVGFDNTYLTQYTNPPLTSVDIPKKIIGKRLVELMIRLIRGNHVEPCIIEEVSLSLKGSTAPKRKEESL
- the trmD gene encoding tRNA (guanosine(37)-N1)-methyltransferase TrmD, producing MPGRILGMSLRIDILTLFPEAIKAYIGTSILRRAQEKGKVFLKVHHLRSFTLDRYRTVDDYPFGGGPGMVLKPEPILRAVRFIQSYTASAPRVLVTSPQGALLTQKKAWELSCDTHLLIICGRYQGIDERVLKLTNAEEISIGDYVLSGGELPALVIVEATVRLLPGVLGDRESLELDSFNDGLLGPPQFTRPRVFQGLNVPEVLLSGNHVLIGRWRKEMAMQKTRKARPDLWEKWREQNEKNGKRDGSRSF